One part of the Sphingobacterium sp. LZ7M1 genome encodes these proteins:
- a CDS encoding acyloxyacyl hydrolase: MIKHTILILFTLLPFLANSQITQIKEEIKKSPLILELETENGGILAQKGLKSSTYEGAYYNGLNFKIGWKQRAKKDQYYQIYNYPIYGIGLYSSTFNTDILGSPFAIYGFVQTPIAPKEDSRWSYDYRIGLGLSGNFKPYNENENPLNLVIGSKNNVFIDLGIRTQYKINPHWKAGVGLAFHHFSNGALRLPNKGVNLVPLTVSVNYQFNPDIKINRDSVLKPYSKKILYHVNYGVGFKQLKNESDERFFKSTLSLYASRHVSYKWRLGGGFDLFYSSSGNDAEIAGDKSGKLSSKLSGGPSFYVAHILNEKLVLNGNVGYYLHNQRFNGEIRRVFLRAGARYYVYKNINAGVSIKAHMGKADFIEWTVGYTFNRDKGN; the protein is encoded by the coding sequence GTGATTAAGCACACTATACTTATCTTATTTACGCTTCTACCCTTTTTGGCCAATAGCCAAATAACGCAAATCAAAGAGGAAATCAAAAAGAGTCCATTGATTCTGGAACTAGAAACCGAAAACGGCGGCATTCTCGCTCAAAAAGGTCTTAAATCTTCAACCTATGAAGGTGCTTATTATAATGGATTAAACTTTAAGATCGGTTGGAAACAGCGTGCTAAAAAAGATCAGTATTATCAAATATACAACTACCCTATTTATGGTATCGGACTATATTCTAGCACCTTCAATACCGATATCTTAGGTAGCCCTTTCGCAATTTATGGCTTTGTCCAAACTCCAATCGCTCCAAAAGAGGACAGCCGCTGGAGCTATGATTACCGCATTGGCCTTGGTCTATCCGGAAACTTCAAGCCTTACAACGAAAATGAAAACCCATTGAATCTAGTCATAGGATCAAAAAACAACGTGTTTATTGACCTAGGGATCAGAACCCAATATAAAATCAATCCTCATTGGAAAGCTGGAGTAGGATTGGCATTCCATCATTTCTCTAATGGAGCACTCCGATTGCCTAACAAAGGTGTGAACTTGGTGCCTTTGACTGTTTCGGTAAACTATCAATTTAATCCTGACATCAAGATCAATCGAGATTCTGTACTTAAGCCCTATTCCAAAAAGATCCTTTACCATGTTAATTACGGTGTAGGATTTAAACAATTAAAGAATGAATCTGATGAACGGTTCTTTAAATCTACTTTGAGCCTTTATGCCAGTAGACATGTTTCTTATAAATGGAGGCTGGGTGGAGGATTTGACCTCTTCTATTCCTCATCAGGAAATGACGCCGAAATAGCGGGGGACAAATCTGGAAAGTTAAGTTCTAAATTATCAGGAGGCCCTTCCTTCTATGTGGCCCATATCCTCAATGAAAAACTGGTCCTGAACGGTAATGTGGGCTATTACTTGCACAACCAACGCTTCAACGGCGAAATCAGGCGTGTGTTCTTAAGAGCAGGTGCCCGCTATTACGTCTATAAGAACATCAATGCAGGGGTTTCCATTAAAGCTCATATGGGTAAGGCCGATTTCATCGAATGGACTGTCGGTTACACTTTCAATAGAGATAAAGGAAATTAA
- a CDS encoding SMUG2 DNA glycosylase family protein, whose protein sequence is MNFADKVIDFNQRLQYTGKLPEGFFVMNPFMDNPETLEVMRKFYNQYYADNNPRKFLIGINPSRHGAGVTGVPFTDTKRLESACGIKMTSARTHEISSVFMYDMIEEFGGAAEFYREFYINSPFPLAIIREVKPGQFLNANYYDDPKLFLAVKDFMIESLKSHIELGLYQDEVFILGKKNAQFIHKLNQKANLFDKLTVLEHPRFIQQYKSKEKPLYIDKYLVAFNQNHGTV, encoded by the coding sequence ATGAATTTTGCAGATAAAGTAATTGACTTCAACCAAAGGCTTCAATATACAGGCAAATTACCCGAGGGATTTTTTGTGATGAACCCTTTTATGGATAATCCTGAGACCCTGGAAGTCATGCGGAAATTCTACAATCAATATTATGCCGACAACAATCCCCGAAAATTCCTGATCGGAATCAATCCCAGTAGACATGGTGCCGGCGTTACAGGTGTCCCCTTCACGGACACAAAAAGACTGGAATCGGCATGCGGTATAAAAATGACTTCTGCACGTACGCATGAAATATCTTCCGTCTTTATGTATGATATGATTGAAGAATTTGGCGGAGCAGCCGAGTTTTACAGAGAATTCTATATTAACTCCCCTTTCCCATTGGCCATAATCCGTGAAGTTAAACCCGGCCAATTCCTCAATGCCAATTACTACGATGACCCCAAACTCTTCCTTGCGGTTAAAGATTTCATGATCGAATCCCTAAAAAGCCATATCGAATTAGGTCTTTACCAAGATGAGGTCTTTATTTTAGGAAAAAAGAATGCCCAATTCATCCATAAACTCAATCAGAAAGCCAATCTATTTGATAAACTGACAGTCCTTGAACACCCTCGCTTTATTCAGCAATATAAATCAAAAGAAAAACCACTCTATATAGATAAATACTTAGTCGCATTCAATCAAAATCATGGAACGGTCTAA
- a CDS encoding DUF488 family protein has protein sequence MERSKIIYSIGHSTHPIQEFLDMLDSFDIELLVDIRKLPGSRKFPQFNQDALKISLEKHGIKYIHLSSLTGRRPAHKDSHNNAWRNPSFRGYADYMETDEFKQGIIELEAMATEQKTVYMCSEAVWWRCHRSLVSDYLKIRGWQVYHIMAIGKAQEHPYTSAARIVDGKLNYSS, from the coding sequence ATGGAACGGTCTAAGATCATATACAGCATTGGGCATTCGACCCATCCCATCCAAGAGTTTTTGGATATGCTGGACTCCTTTGACATTGAACTCCTGGTCGATATAAGAAAGTTGCCTGGCTCTCGTAAATTCCCGCAATTCAATCAGGATGCACTCAAGATCTCCTTAGAAAAACATGGAATAAAATACATCCATCTGAGCTCCTTGACCGGTCGTAGACCTGCTCACAAGGACAGTCATAATAACGCTTGGAGAAACCCTTCCTTTCGGGGCTATGCCGATTATATGGAAACAGATGAATTTAAACAGGGAATCATTGAATTAGAAGCTATGGCAACTGAACAAAAAACGGTCTATATGTGCTCAGAGGCTGTTTGGTGGAGATGCCATCGATCTTTAGTTTCCGATTATCTGAAGATACGAGGATGGCAAGTCTATCATATTATGGCTATTGGCAAAGCTCAGGAACATCCATATACCTCAGCTGCACGCATTGTAGACGGTAAATTAAATTATTCATCATAA
- a CDS encoding DUF2945 domain-containing protein: protein MDTKFKIGDLVSWNSEAGRVSGTIIKIHTSDFDYKGYTHRASPQDPQYEIKSSKTDHIAAHKGKALTLEK from the coding sequence ATGGACACAAAATTCAAAATTGGTGACCTGGTCAGCTGGAATTCTGAAGCAGGTCGGGTTTCTGGAACCATCATCAAAATCCATACTAGCGATTTCGATTATAAAGGCTACACCCATCGAGCCAGCCCGCAAGACCCGCAATATGAAATCAAGAGCAGTAAGACCGACCATATCGCTGCCCATAAAGGAAAAGCATTAACGCTCGAAAAATAA
- a CDS encoding chloride channel protein: MNRKKVIHQNYFKLFAISLIVGLLSSILAVSLRYITEKTEHHMFNFVSETNPYLFIILPSIGITIIYFLRKYAFQGRKNKGMTEIYKTLDLRKDHLPLFKIPSHFINGFLTVIFGGSTGIEVSTVVSTATIGNEVYKKNFSAKLYKRELICAASAAGVAILFSSPLAGLLFGIEAISRKFKPTILISCLASTLVAALFIYGLGNERIIPTQIVEWKWQATPFFLLLSLLGALFAVGFTLLMIRIKTFFGNINNNFIRVNLGAITVGILIFFFPVLFGDSYQGLNEVLHAETNSMGYLFLLVLLKPLASSLTLGAGGDGGVFAPSIIVGAFLGLLVAIFCQTFLHMEVSPINFALIGAGSALSAAIYAPFTSIFLICNIVPNGYSLIIPLIVCCLVSKYLAYKLLPYNVYTYDMYKENLKNSLA; encoded by the coding sequence ATGAATAGAAAAAAAGTCATTCATCAAAATTATTTCAAGCTCTTTGCCATTTCTTTAATAGTGGGTTTACTGAGTTCTATTCTTGCTGTTTCCCTGCGCTATATTACAGAAAAGACCGAACATCATATGTTCAATTTTGTCTCTGAAACCAATCCTTACCTATTCATCATCCTTCCTTCAATTGGTATCACCATCATCTACTTCCTCAGAAAATATGCCTTTCAGGGAAGGAAAAACAAGGGAATGACTGAAATCTATAAAACTTTGGACCTTAGGAAAGACCACTTACCCCTATTTAAGATTCCATCCCACTTCATCAATGGATTCTTGACCGTAATCTTTGGAGGCTCTACGGGAATTGAAGTTTCTACAGTAGTTTCTACGGCAACCATTGGAAATGAAGTGTACAAGAAAAACTTTTCGGCCAAACTCTATAAAAGGGAACTTATCTGTGCAGCTTCGGCAGCAGGGGTTGCCATATTGTTCTCCAGCCCTTTAGCTGGATTGCTCTTCGGTATTGAAGCCATCAGCAGAAAATTCAAACCGACCATTTTGATCAGCTGCCTGGCCTCCACCTTAGTTGCAGCATTATTTATATATGGTTTAGGAAATGAACGGATCATCCCTACGCAGATCGTGGAATGGAAATGGCAGGCTACGCCATTCTTTTTACTCTTAAGCCTTTTAGGAGCCTTGTTCGCTGTAGGATTCACCTTATTGATGATCAGGATCAAGACTTTCTTCGGAAATATCAATAACAACTTTATACGGGTCAACTTAGGCGCTATTACGGTCGGAATTCTAATTTTCTTCTTTCCAGTTCTATTCGGAGATAGCTACCAGGGTTTAAATGAAGTCCTTCATGCAGAAACAAATTCCATGGGTTATTTGTTCCTGCTTGTATTATTGAAACCATTGGCATCCTCCCTTACCTTAGGTGCTGGAGGCGACGGAGGGGTATTCGCACCAAGCATTATTGTTGGAGCTTTCTTAGGCCTGCTAGTAGCAATTTTCTGCCAAACTTTCCTTCACATGGAGGTAAGTCCAATCAATTTCGCACTTATAGGTGCCGGATCAGCTCTTTCAGCAGCTATTTATGCGCCCTTTACATCCATCTTCTTGATTTGCAATATTGTGCCTAATGGATACAGCTTAATCATTCCATTGATCGTTTGTTGCTTGGTATCAAAATATTTGGCTTACAAACTCCTACCATACAATGTATACACCTACGACATGTACAAAGAAAATTTAAAGAATTCCTTGGCGTAG
- the pyrF gene encoding orotidine-5'-phosphate decarboxylase, which yields MTKKELIDNIKRKKSFLCVGLDTDITKIPEHLLDEEDPIFSFNKAIVEATADLCVAYKPNIAFYESYGVRGWESLRKTCEILPKDCFSIADAKRGDIGNTSKMYAQAFFNPESSGLNFDSITIAPYMGEDSVTSFLDFEGKWAIVLALTSNQGSLDFQNFQNVEGKQLFEEVIDKVNTWGSSENLMYVVGATRGEAFTKIREHAPDHFLLVPGVGAQGGSLADVCQYGMNKDCGLLVNSTRGIIYASKGRNFAEKAREEAVLLQKEMQEQLEIHGVI from the coding sequence ATGACCAAGAAAGAGCTAATAGACAATATTAAAAGAAAGAAAAGCTTTTTATGTGTAGGATTGGATACCGATATCACGAAAATTCCAGAACATCTCTTAGATGAGGAAGATCCAATTTTTTCATTCAATAAAGCTATCGTTGAAGCCACTGCAGATCTTTGTGTAGCTTATAAACCGAATATTGCTTTTTATGAGAGTTATGGCGTGAGAGGTTGGGAATCCCTGCGTAAGACCTGTGAGATCTTGCCAAAGGATTGTTTCAGTATTGCAGATGCCAAGAGGGGCGATATTGGCAATACCTCCAAGATGTATGCGCAGGCTTTTTTCAATCCGGAATCTTCGGGGTTGAATTTTGATTCCATTACCATTGCTCCTTATATGGGAGAGGATTCGGTTACTTCATTTCTTGATTTTGAGGGTAAGTGGGCAATTGTACTGGCATTGACCTCCAATCAAGGTAGTTTGGACTTTCAGAATTTCCAGAATGTAGAGGGAAAGCAATTGTTTGAAGAAGTCATCGACAAGGTAAATACTTGGGGGAGTTCGGAGAATCTGATGTATGTTGTTGGAGCTACACGTGGGGAAGCATTCACTAAAATTAGAGAGCATGCTCCCGATCATTTCCTGTTGGTTCCAGGTGTTGGAGCGCAAGGTGGATCATTGGCTGATGTGTGCCAGTATGGAATGAATAAAGACTGTGGACTTTTGGTCAATAGTACCCGTGGAATTATCTACGCTTCTAAAGGTAGAAACTTTGCTGAGAAAGCTCGTGAGGAGGCTGTGCTATTGCAGAAAGAAATGCAAGAGCAACTTGAAATCCATGGAGTTATCTAG
- a CDS encoding TlpA disulfide reductase family protein: MAEKKNNTKNILSWVLIIVLAILVLTPTTRTAIQRGLMKIGLFNPSIPKQTAAEPSATPMVMTETVTLSDDTGKRIQTHELQGKVVFINFWATWCGPCRAEMPSIQKLYDKYKDNDKVVFMLVEIEHNADGAKAFMEKEKLNMPIFYPESEIPTTWLSGSIPSTVVLNKQGALAFDHKGMADYSTKEFEDFMISLINQ, encoded by the coding sequence ATGGCCGAAAAGAAAAACAACACAAAAAATATTTTATCCTGGGTCCTTATTATTGTTTTGGCAATATTGGTATTGACACCAACGACCAGAACAGCAATTCAAAGAGGATTAATGAAAATAGGTCTTTTTAATCCCTCAATCCCAAAACAAACGGCTGCAGAGCCTTCCGCAACCCCAATGGTGATGACGGAAACAGTAACTCTATCCGATGATACCGGAAAAAGGATCCAAACCCATGAACTCCAGGGGAAAGTAGTCTTTATCAATTTCTGGGCAACTTGGTGTGGTCCTTGCCGTGCCGAAATGCCATCTATCCAAAAACTATATGATAAGTATAAGGATAATGATAAGGTTGTGTTTATGCTAGTAGAGATTGAGCATAATGCAGATGGTGCGAAGGCGTTTATGGAAAAGGAGAAGTTGAATATGCCCATATTTTATCCTGAAAGTGAGATACCAACAACTTGGTTAAGTGGATCTATTCCTTCCACGGTTGTGCTGAATAAACAGGGAGCCCTTGCTTTTGACCATAAGGGCATGGCAGACTATTCAACCAAGGAGTTTGAGGATTTCATGATCTCATTAATAAATCAGTAA
- a CDS encoding RluA family pseudouridine synthase produces MAQQEKNLFKYPKFNELIIHEDDNLIVINKPPFVASLDARGGDEVNILRLAKNYFPDAQVCHRLDKDTSGVLLIAKNPETYRLMSIEFEKRRVDKTYHAIIGGTHVFEDLLVDLPILNQGNKNVTIDRYNGKPAETIFNSIQYFKHFTLVECKPITGRMHQIRIHLATQHAAIVGDAMYRGKPVYLSQIKKRGFTLSKDQEELPIMKRFALHSKAVKFTLDGKEYAFEAEYPKDFATLLKQLEKFDS; encoded by the coding sequence ATGGCTCAACAAGAGAAAAATCTATTTAAATATCCGAAATTCAACGAACTGATCATACACGAGGATGACAACCTCATTGTTATCAATAAACCTCCCTTTGTGGCCTCATTGGATGCAAGGGGAGGTGATGAGGTGAATATCCTTCGCTTGGCGAAAAACTATTTTCCAGACGCACAGGTCTGTCACCGATTGGACAAGGATACTTCCGGTGTTCTCCTGATTGCGAAAAATCCAGAAACCTATAGGCTCATGTCAATAGAATTCGAAAAACGTAGGGTCGATAAAACCTATCATGCCATTATTGGAGGGACCCATGTTTTTGAAGATCTTCTGGTGGACTTACCGATCCTGAACCAAGGAAATAAGAATGTGACCATTGATCGCTATAATGGGAAACCTGCAGAGACAATTTTCAACAGTATCCAATATTTCAAACATTTTACTTTAGTGGAGTGTAAGCCGATTACTGGTAGGATGCACCAAATCCGTATCCATCTTGCTACCCAGCATGCTGCCATCGTAGGCGATGCGATGTACCGTGGGAAACCTGTATATCTTTCCCAAATCAAGAAAAGAGGATTTACACTTTCTAAGGATCAAGAAGAATTGCCGATCATGAAGCGCTTTGCTCTGCATTCCAAGGCGGTTAAGTTTACTTTGGATGGTAAAGAATATGCATTTGAGGCAGAATATCCGAAAGATTTTGCTACTTTGTTGAAACAGTTGGAGAAATTTGATTCATAA
- the panB gene encoding 3-methyl-2-oxobutanoate hydroxymethyltransferase: MSVNKVIKRITTSIIRDMKNRGEKISMLTSYDYSTARILDDAGVDILLVGDSAANVFAGFETTLPITLDNMIYHASAVARAAKRSMVIADLPFGEYQGATEDAYKAAVRMMKESGVHAIKLEGGTEIIDNIKKIVQSGIPVCGHLGLTPQSIYKFGDFGVRAKEDAEAAKLKEDALALQEAGCFAVVLEKIPAALAGEVSKMLDIPTIGIGAGNLCDGQVLVVNDMLGITQEFKPKFLRQYLNLNEEINKAVKQYVADVKAQEYPNESEQY; the protein is encoded by the coding sequence ATGTCAGTAAATAAAGTAATCAAGCGAATTACAACATCTATTATTCGCGATATGAAAAACAGAGGGGAGAAAATCAGTATGCTTACTTCTTATGATTATTCAACCGCAAGAATCTTAGATGATGCCGGTGTTGATATTCTGTTGGTAGGCGATTCTGCTGCCAATGTTTTCGCAGGTTTTGAAACCACACTGCCTATTACGCTTGACAATATGATCTATCATGCTTCAGCGGTAGCTAGAGCAGCTAAACGCTCCATGGTCATCGCCGATCTTCCTTTCGGTGAATATCAAGGTGCTACTGAAGATGCTTACAAAGCAGCGGTCAGGATGATGAAAGAATCCGGCGTACATGCCATCAAATTAGAAGGTGGAACTGAAATCATTGACAACATCAAGAAAATCGTACAATCTGGAATTCCGGTTTGTGGACACTTAGGCTTGACCCCTCAATCCATCTATAAATTTGGTGATTTTGGTGTTCGTGCTAAAGAAGATGCTGAAGCCGCGAAATTAAAGGAAGATGCCTTAGCCCTTCAAGAAGCAGGATGTTTTGCCGTTGTTCTGGAAAAGATTCCTGCAGCTTTAGCAGGCGAAGTTTCTAAAATGTTGGACATCCCGACCATAGGAATTGGAGCAGGTAATCTTTGCGATGGCCAAGTATTGGTTGTTAATGATATGCTGGGTATTACGCAAGAGTTTAAACCTAAATTCTTGAGACAATACCTAAACTTAAATGAAGAGATCAACAAAGCCGTGAAGCAATACGTGGCTGACGTGAAAGCGCAAGAATACCCTAACGAATCTGAACAATATTAA
- a CDS encoding Gfo/Idh/MocA family protein, which yields MSISRREFIYKSALLFPALHLTSLYGRTKKQSTLRVGAIGIKGMGWSDLSSILKVSNVSCTAICDVDDAVIQERQKQLEALGQKPKVYKDYKALLKDPEVDAVIIGTPDHWHCLMLVDACKAGKAVYVEKPIGNSIVECNAMLAAKEKYNSIVQVGQWQRSQKHFKDAIEFVHSGKLGKVRLVKAWAYLGWKKRVPVEPDGPVPAGVDYKSWLGPAKTRPFNPNRFHYNFRWYWDYAGGLMTDWGVHLLDYALLGMKVSDPNSIMAAGGKFAYPDDAGDTPDTLTTVYEFDGFNIQWEHATSISGGPYSREHGIAFIGNNGTLVLDRNGWEVIPEMDRMEAVPYQKKVDNGLDLHMQNFVEAIRTKNGNILNAPLEVGSHIAKFSQMGNIAYRTGKKIYWEKEKQRFKEAEANKLLAAGYHNGFKLPQV from the coding sequence ATGAGCATTTCAAGAAGAGAATTTATTTACAAGTCAGCTTTGTTATTTCCTGCCTTGCACCTAACATCATTATATGGTAGGACGAAAAAACAATCTACCCTGCGTGTTGGCGCTATTGGTATCAAGGGGATGGGTTGGTCAGATTTAAGTTCCATCCTAAAAGTATCCAATGTAAGTTGCACCGCTATCTGTGATGTGGATGATGCTGTGATTCAGGAAAGGCAGAAACAATTAGAAGCTTTAGGTCAAAAACCTAAGGTATATAAAGATTATAAAGCCTTATTGAAAGATCCTGAGGTCGATGCTGTCATAATCGGTACGCCTGACCATTGGCATTGCCTGATGTTGGTGGATGCCTGTAAAGCTGGTAAGGCAGTTTATGTGGAGAAACCCATTGGGAATTCCATTGTGGAGTGTAATGCCATGCTAGCAGCGAAAGAAAAGTATAACAGCATTGTGCAGGTAGGACAGTGGCAACGATCGCAGAAGCACTTTAAGGATGCCATTGAATTTGTGCACTCAGGGAAATTAGGGAAGGTTCGCTTAGTAAAAGCTTGGGCTTACTTAGGTTGGAAAAAGCGTGTTCCAGTTGAGCCTGATGGACCAGTTCCAGCAGGTGTTGATTATAAATCTTGGTTAGGTCCCGCTAAGACAAGACCATTCAATCCGAATCGTTTCCACTATAATTTTAGGTGGTACTGGGATTACGCAGGTGGTCTGATGACCGACTGGGGAGTCCATCTATTGGATTATGCGCTATTGGGGATGAAGGTTTCAGATCCGAATTCCATCATGGCAGCAGGAGGTAAATTTGCTTATCCTGATGATGCAGGTGATACCCCTGACACCTTGACTACTGTCTATGAATTTGATGGATTCAATATCCAATGGGAACATGCAACCAGTATTTCAGGAGGTCCATATAGTCGTGAACACGGTATTGCCTTTATAGGTAACAATGGCACTTTGGTATTGGATAGAAATGGCTGGGAAGTGATTCCAGAGATGGATAGGATGGAGGCTGTTCCCTATCAGAAGAAAGTAGACAATGGACTGGATTTGCACATGCAGAATTTTGTGGAAGCCATCCGGACCAAAAATGGAAATATTTTAAATGCTCCCCTAGAGGTAGGAAGTCATATTGCTAAATTCTCCCAAATGGGAAACATTGCCTATAGAACAGGGAAAAAGATCTATTGGGAGAAGGAAAAACAACGATTTAAAGAAGCTGAAGCCAATAAATTATTGGCAGCGGGCTACCATAATGGCTTTAAGTTGCCTCAGGTTTAA